The genomic region TTTCAACTAATTTAGAGAATTTTCTCCTGACAGTCTACAAGCCCTGTACTTCATTTTGACCGTGCTTCTATATAGGGCTTCACCAGGGCAGTGAGCCGTTGACAGGCGTCAACAAAAGGACATCTCATACTTTTAAAACTATCCTCAAAGATGGGTCAGGAAGTTAAAAAACGTGATTGTGAAACCCACTTTGGCAATCGCATTTTTGTTAATGACACTGTACTGTTTACGTCTAGTGCAGATAAACTTCAACAATTAAACATTTCATGTATGTACGTAACAGAACAAGTTAGAAACTTAGACTGGAATTCAATCACATTTACTGGACATAAATAATATAACCAACGTATCGGGGAAAAAAAACTGCACAGTTTAATAATGAAGTCGTAGTACTAGTTGATGAGATGAATCGCCTATACTGCATagtcattttactaaggtttgaagctcctcttcatGTTCTTGTTTGCGAATTAaaaattgggttgttttgaaaaccAGCTTAATGAAAACATAGTTAGTTTATATTTACCCAGAGATGTtttgacacctatgtgtcatcttctgtgagtcaaactttcatttctgtaaagtacaatatcaaatttataataatttaactgctgtaggcctaagaattgcaatatgtgcaatttgctttgttttgtttaaacACTCGCCCTAtaattacatcgctaactgaactgcagttagcgatgtaattttaaggtgagcgtctaaacaaaacaaagcaaattgcacatattgtaattgttAGGTGTGCAGCAGTTAAATTATCATTAATTTGACACTAtaattaacagaaataaaaatttgacccacagaagatgacaagtGTCGAATCATGGCtggataaatacaaaaataaactaattatgtTTGAATacggctgattttcaaaacaaccctgaCTGAATAGTGttttcaaaagagagagagagagaggggggggggggggagggggcaaggcaGTAATGAGTAGAAGAAACATGACAACGTATATATAGAGCTCGGAAACCCTAGCGTGGACGATAAAATCATGACTTATGAAAATTGAAGTTTTTTGCTGGACTGCAAAGGATAAGAAAAGACCGAGTGTCAACCTAAGGCCCATCTTATACTGTCAAAGATCTTTCTCTAATCTGTTATAAAATTTCAACTTTTATAAAAGATACTATAAAATTACCCAGTACACTTTAAATATGATATAAAATGGCGGTGGCAAAGTTATTTTACACTGTAATATAGGCCGAATGAATGGTGGGTGGGCGACATTACAAAACACGCAAGAGTAACATGGACGGGAATCGTTAAGTACGTAATCCATGAAAAAGCCTAGTAGtcgatgatgatgaataatgacgAAAATATGCTTCGCAAGAACGGAATACTGATACTATATCAGATCTGTTCCATCCAGTCGCCCTGTTTTGGCTTTTCTGTACGTCCCTCAAGTTATACCACGCGGTTGCCAGGTTGATTCCTGCTAACAGATCAAGACCAATGGAATTGTACGATTGACATACATGACCATTTGAATGAGAAAAAAACAAACGATGTAACTGTGGAAGTTAGATTGTGACATTCTGTCACCCCTTGGCAAATTAATCCAGTGTGCAGTATTCGTGTAGGTACCCACCTAAAGGATAACTGAAAGGCATTGTGCCAAATGGGAGTGGCGAATGTAACTAATGCTGAAATTACTGTGCTTATTCACTGTAATCCAAGATGACTCACAATTTCCCTTATAAGATTCAATAATTAACGCGTAACAGAGTTATCGAGAGAAATTCACGCTTACTCCGTGTAACGTACAGAGGAACCCCGGTGATGCGGCGAAGCTGTCGATTGGAACCGTCGGAGAACTACAACTGGCTCAAATTCGCGTCCAAACCGGTTGCAACATGTCACTCACTGCTCTGGGCTCCCCTTGCTTGGTCTCTGGCGAACATACCCGCGCACCgcgacagaaaataaaatacactttttGTAATCCGGCATTTCGCCCGTCACCCACGTCCTGTAATCTGACAACGCGCATACACAGGCGGAATGACGTATGTGGACACATCGATGTCACGCGCCGTCGGCGCGTTTCGACAAAGCAGTCAGACGTGATTAACACGACGAACTAAGTGTGTTGAAAGTATATTGCAACACCGTAGTGATGAGTTCATAACATAAAACAGTGTTTATATCACTAAGTGTGTAGTAGGTTCCCGCAGAAACCCACGAGTACCAAAATAAACCGAAAAAATTAATTGCTTGCAAAATAGAAAATATTTGTGAATACGTTTATTGACGACGTACAATTACTACTGAATGTAATTTACGAGTATAAATTGTTAAACCACTGATGTCTTAAGAAATGAAAAGCAAAACGCGGACAGCATAAATACGTATTGTACATTTCGTCTGCACTACGAACGATGACTCAATTCTGAACCTCGTCTAAAATGGCTAGTATATAATTACGGGACTTCTTTGTAAGACAAGAATTTTCGTAACGTTTGATAATACTGAACGAATACCTCCTATGGAAGGAAACAAGGAGAAAAAAGAAAAGGTTTTGGATTAATCTGTAATAATCGCACTCTTCGTTCGACCGTCGTTCAACTAAAGTAATGTCAATTTTGTGTGCGTTTGATCTGTTTCTCTGGTGAAAGGATGGCACCGGAGAACCAATTCGGATTGGGAAATATCCGAAAAAACAATGCGATTCAAAGCTAATTTCACCCTCTAGATTGCTTATTTTTTATATTGCACAAATGCTAGGTTTGAAGTTACAAAATTATGTATACACACACTGTCCTCTATATAgatgtttaaaaaatataaaaaagtggtCCTAGACTTCATCAGGAAGCAAAAGCCAACGGCGTAAACACTATTTGGTGGCATGAGTGGTCTAGGTAATCGAGGCAAAAGAAAACGAAATACTCGACTGAGCCACTCTTTGTAAAACAATATATGGCACATTACAGCTTTGGCAGCACAGCAAAATAGTCCACGCTAGTCTGTATTACGTTGTTTTCTCTTTCACGTAAAAATACGTTAGAACTTGGATATTTTTCATTCTTAATAAACTTTTGCAGGGTTTGACGTATTCCTTCAAGCACCCCCTCCTCAACTGTGATCGTTACCAAGACACAGTAGCAGACTGCAACGGAGGTGGCATTATTTACGAAATATTGATAGGTATCTAGGGTTATCTTTTGTTATACTGGGTAGAAAGTTAGTCGATGTCTTCAATTCAGGTTGTGAGTGTGTATCAGTTTTTAACATTTTGTCTTATACAGaacagacatttaaaaagaatgtatatatttttttacttgCAAGATTCCCACAAACTTTGCCTTCATCTGTCACAGTCCAAACGTTTTCAAAGCAAAACATACTCAATAATATAAATTTCTGCAGCATACTTGTAGCGAATGGTTCACAGATCATACTTTTCTTAACGTTCTTCTTTTGTTTGCTATGAAAAATACGTAATATTATATCTCAATGCTGacatgagaataaaataaaaaagatcgtAATTTTCAGTTCTTGTATGAACCACAAACAGCTGTTCCCTTTTCAGCTATGGGTACCAAGGGTGGTTAATGCTGTAATGCTATCGAAAGTAAGCAGGCACTTTGTGTAGGTAAACATTTCAGTGGAATAGTAGGTAAGCTTGGATATATTTAGAAATGAACAAACGGAGCCATTCAATACAGGGCCGACAGTAATATTAATGTGGGTGTTAAGAGTTTCGAAACAATTTGTGTCTGATTCAttggtttatttttaataattttattttacaaaatacctttggTTCTTTAGCTGTTCTTTTTTTTCTCTATGttctgcatacaaaaggcaaacaaACAAACCTAAATGGAGCTTGCATTCCTTATTTGTCGTTCTGCTTCTGAAGTAGCTTTACTTCCAATATTGATTTAAAAAATAATACTTTTCCAATTCCTATCATTCACAGAAAATCGTTTATTTGTATTAGTAGTAAACTACTGGCTAAGTAGGAGTGATTCTCTCTTAGGACACACGTTTCACAAACAACCAGAGGGTTCTAAATACGATTCTCTATAGCTCTCATTTCGGCATTCACTTATTAACACACAATTTCCTCAGTCGCCTGCATACATGCAGATTAATAGAACGATTTATTGTTaacatttcttttacataatatctaaggtaataaataataattgaattcgtTTAAACGAAATATCCATTTGTTAGTTAGATACACAGAGCTAGAGAAATTGAAGACATGTGTAGGCTTCATATTCTTTGGTTCACTCTCTGTAATGAGAAAACACAGACTTGCTACCGATACATATTTCCATAAACTCTGACAGAAAAGAAACGTTGCTTATGATAACAGTTACAATTGCAGAGATGCGTTTTGTTCCTTACTTACCACGGTACCACAAAGAAATTAGAGTAAAATTATACACCGATAAAATTCACGTTATATGTATTTAAAAATCAGTCGATGCTTCAGTGACAAGCAGTGTTCCAATCATACTGAGAGGCGTTAACTCACGTCAAACGTCTTTATCCTGCGTCTGGAACAAAAACACATTGTCAAGTCACTCTGCTAGGCCTAGGCAGACGTGATTGTCATTAAGTCCTTTCGCACACTTTTCGTTTAAATTCACGTAACGAAATTCGACCCTATTAAAAATACACACATCTATCTTACTATTACACTTTTCACCGGAAGGAAGCGGTGCGAATaattacaaagaaaggaaaaaaaaacaagaaacaaaagatACGAACTGTCATAAATTCCAGACTTGGTTGAGAGTTTTAGACATTACAAAAACTACACATTCAGTAGTAAATGTCGTGTGGTTAAATACAACTGGAGAGACAGAGAAGGAATTTTTAACCGTAATTTCCGTAAACAAGACGAGTATGTGAGCGTATTACAGGAGATATCATTTCCTCTACTCCCTCTTCCTGCAGCAGAACACTGCAATTTCCTTTCGCTAGCCTTGGATTTCCTGCCGTACTTCCTCGATGAGGTCGTATAATCCTGTCCGGAAATGAACTGGGAGATTAATAATACTTAGGACGGGTCAGTTAAGAAGGGCTTTTTACCACTGACGAGAAGTTACTATTAGAGCACCATACGTTGAAAACACCCGTGTCACGCAAGTGTCTGCTGGCGCGTACGCTATAATTTTTCTTCAGTTACTTCCCACGTTTCGCGTTCTTTCGTCACAGAGGAGAAAAAACCATTCACCGATGGATAATACTTGTTACAGGTAACAGTGGCGTAGACAGTCTTTCTGTGTAGGTTTTATTCGTCACCACGTGAAAAGGGCTTTTACGAAAAGAGCACCAGCGACGCTTCTGCCACACACCCAACGGAAAATGTGACCGTTTATTGCTACTACGTAGGCCAAAGGACGTGAGCTTTGAGGAATGGGAGTGCGCAGTCCTCCGCGAATGTGGTGTTGCTGCAGGAGAATGTTCCCTAGCTCAGTcgatacatttttttctctctcgGATGCATCGGAGTACGTTCATCAGTCACACACGTTCACTGGAATATCGTAGCTTCACACAAAAAGACGTGCAGTGAAGTTTCCGCGGAAGAGCAGTTATTGTTGATCTCACGTGCGCGTTTCTCCTCTATAGCTACGTAGTTCAGTACGAACAGGAACAGTGTCACCCGCGAGCAACTATTGTCGTCGGGGCGAGAGGATCACAAAGTTACCGCCAGAGGCGCCGGACGCCCGCCTCGTTAAACGTCAGTTCCGGGTCCCTCCTGGTAGCCTTCGTCGGGCGAGTTCCTCGAGAGGACCCGTTTCAGTGCGGTGACCGGAGGAAGAACGGGAACGCCGCGCTGCCACACCCGCTGCGCCGCGGCTTTGGTGCCCGGGGGCGGCACCGGAGGGAGGCCGTAATCAGGAGGGTAGCGGGGGAGCGTGCGGCAGGTGTAATCCTCGCAGCCGTTGCCCGCCGCCTCCACGATGATGGGCGTCTTGTCGGAGGCGTCGAAGGCACTGGTCGCGCGCCGCATGAACAAGTCCGGGGACCCTCCGGGGCTGTCCCAGGCGGCAGGGTAGTGCGCCGTGGCCGCGGCGGACGAGGAGGAGCAAGCTCCGGGGGCGGAAGGCCGCGACACGTCCGTCGTCGCCGTGGACGTCGTGCTGACGGAGTCGGCCGCCGCCCGGGCGTCGCGTATCAGGTCCGGGTTGTTGGGGGGCGGCGGCGACGACGTCGTTCGCTCCAGAGgagcggcggcggaggcggaggaggTGAGCGTCACCGGCGTCGGCGCTGCAACGGATGACAGCGGAGGCACCAGCACGCTGCCGCCGCCGTCGTAGTGGCTGGTAGTGTAAGGGATCTCCGTCATGCGGGGCGGCTTCTGCACGGGGTTGcaggccgccgctgccgccgccgcgcccGCCCCCGCCTGGGCCAGCTTGTCGGCGGCGGACGCCTGGAAGGCGGTGCCCGAAGTCGCGTGGTCGGCCGCGGACGGCGGCTTGGTGTAGCTGTTGCCGATGGCGGTGGAGTTGGCCCCCGGGCCCACGACACCGGCCTCGGCTTGCCGGTGGTGCGGGGCGGGCGTCTTGCTCTCGGAGAAGGGCAGCCGGCGCAGGCGCACCAGCAGCACCAGGATGAGCAGCAGGATGAACAGGATGAGGATGACGAGCGCCGCGCTGAGCCCCGCGATCTGGCTGGAGCCGAGGGTGGCCATGCCGGCGGCGCGCAGCGACACGTGCACCGTGAAGTTGGCCTCGGCGGTGCCGGCGCGGTTCTCCGCCACGCAGTAGAACTCGGTCGCGTCCGTCTCCTGGGCGTTGGCCAGCACGAGCGAGCTGCTCTTCTCGAAGCGGTCGTCCTCGAAGATGAAGAGGCGCTGGTGCGGCGCCCCGAAGGCCGTGTCGTTGAGCAGCAGG from Schistocerca cancellata isolate TAMUIC-IGC-003103 chromosome 7, iqSchCanc2.1, whole genome shotgun sequence harbors:
- the LOC126092170 gene encoding leucine-rich repeat-containing protein 24, with product MWLLRTAALLALSSSWLGAASASCPAVCACKWKGGKQTVECVERGLITLPANVNPETQVLDVTGNNLQILPRDTFIRANLLNLQKVYLRSCRIGQIDDRAFNGLTNLVELDLSYNLLTSIPSATFKDVPFLRDVTLAYNPIIKIEADAFGTLPGLVRLDLSHCEITTVAPRAFDGVEHLETLKLNANRLTELKPRTVESLSRLHGAELHDNPWICDCRLRAARLWLVDHNIPAPVPPTCAGGPERVLDRAFHDLDADDFACRPEILPSARYVEAAAGENATVVCRVRAVPQAAVTWFWSGRLLLNDTAFGAPHQRLFIFEDDRFEKSSSLVLANAQETDATEFYCVAENRAGTAEANFTVHVSLRAAGMATLGSSQIAGLSAALVILILFILLLILVLLVRLRRLPFSESKTPAPHHRQAEAGVVGPGANSTAIGNSYTKPPSAADHATSGTAFQASAADKLAQAGAGAAAAAAACNPVQKPPRMTEIPYTTSHYDGGGSVLVPPLSSVAAPTPVTLTSSASAAAPLERTTSSPPPPNNPDLIRDARAAADSVSTTSTATTDVSRPSAPGACSSSSAAATAHYPAAWDSPGGSPDLFMRRATSAFDASDKTPIIVEAAGNGCEDYTCRTLPRYPPDYGLPPVPPPGTKAAAQRVWQRGVPVLPPVTALKRVLSRNSPDEGYQEGPGTDV